DNA from Sulfitobacter albidus:
ATGCACGCCCCGCAGGCTTTGCAGGGCACTGCCAGAACGGAACAAAACACCCAATTCGGCGCCCCGACCGGCACCAATCATGATCGACGTGGGCGTCGCCAGACCCATCGCGCAGGGGCAGGCAATGATCAGAACCGATACGCCTGTCACAAGGACATAGGCCAATCGTGGCTCGGGCCCGAACAGAGCCCAGAGCATCATTGTCAGAGCCGCAATCACCAGAACCGCCGGCACAAATCGCAGCGTGATCCGGTCCACCAACCCTTGAATAGGCAAGCGTGTCGCCTGCGCGGTCTGCACTGTACGAATGATTTGGGCCAGCTTGCTGTCCTGCCCCGTCGCGGTCGCCCGGCAAATGAGCGTTCCGGCACCGTTTATCGCCCCGCCCGTGATCGCATCGCCGGGCGCCACAGCAACGGGTACAGGCTCCCCGGTGAGCATGGATTGATCGACGTCGCTCTGCCCCTCGAGGACGATGCCATCCGCGGGGATCCTGTCCCCGGCGCGCAGCATGTAGGTATCGCCATGGGCAAGCGCCTCGAGCGGTCGGTCCTGCCATGTCCCGTCGATCCTGACGCGGGCCGTATCTGGCCGAAGCCCGACAAGCCGCTCGATTGCAGCGCCCGTGCGCCCCTTGGCCCGCGCTTCCAACCAGCGGCCCAGGAGGATCAACGTGACGATCACACAGGCGGATTCGAAATAAACGGCACGCGCGCCAGCGGGGAATAGACCCGGCGCCAGAATGGCCAATACGGAATAGCCATAGGCCGCCCCCGTGCCCAGCGCCACAAGGCTATTCATATCCGGAACCCGCCGGATCAGCGCCGGCAGCCCTCTGGCAAAGAATTGGCGCCCCGGTCCGAAAAGCACCAGCGTCGTGAGCACGCACTGCAGACCCCAAAGCGGCGCCTGCCCAAACGTTTGCGTCAGAACGCTGTGCAAGGCGGGGATCAGGTGCCCCCCCATTTCGATGATAAGTACCGGGAGGCCCAACAGGGCTGCCATCAATGTATCGCGACGCAGGGCTGCGGCATCGCGGGCATGCGCGTTGCCAGCATAACCCTGCGAAACTGAACCGGGATACCCCGCCGACCTGAGCGCGCTCAGCGCGGCATCAAGTTCGGACGGACCGGCAAAAACGACCTCTCCAGACGCATCCGCCAGATTGACCGAGGCCGACGTGATCCCAGCCACACCGTCGAGCGCTGACTGCGCCCGCGCCGCGCAGGCGCCGCAGGACATGTTTTCGATACGAAGCCGGACGCGCTGCGTCACCGGAGATCTACTTTTCGGGCTTTGACGGCTCCGCCTCGGCGGTTTCTTCCGGCGCGTCCTCGATCAGTGTCGCGTCCTCGATGGGCGGCTCATCGACCTGCGGGACCACACCCGTGGCGGTGTTGTCCTCAAGCGCGCCAACGATCAGTGGCAGCATCTGCGCACCGGCGGGCATGGCGACATCGGATTGTGGCGGGCGTTTCCATTCAAGGGTGTCAAAGCTGGCGCAATTCTCGCAGATCGGCGCCCATCCGACGTGGATATGCTGGCAGTTGTCGCAAATCCATTGCGGACCCCGCGGTACGCTCAGCGCGCGGGCCAGCCAGCCTTTGACCACCGTATCGCTGGCGCCCTCGCCGCGCTCGATCGCGGCCATCAGCGTCACGGAACGTGCGTCCGGATCGGTTTCGACCAGACTACCAAGAGCGCGACGGGCGGCCGGGAAATCCTCTGCCGCGATGTGCAACTCGGCAAGCAGCATCTTGGTTTCGGGGTGGTCCTGCTTGATCCGTGTCAGCGCGGTGAACCGTTTGACGCGAGCGCTTGCGGTCTCGTTCGGCTCGATCGCGGCAAAGGCTGCGGCGAGGTCGGGATGCGGGCGCATCTCCCAGGCCTTTTTCAGAACGCGGGTGGCGTAGCGCGGTTTTCCCTGGGCGATATACCCTTCGGCGGCCATGACGGCGGCGGGCACCAGATCGGGGGAGAGGCGGTTGGCCTCGATCGCTGTTTCGCGCGCCTCGACGGATTTATCCTCGTCCACGATGTCGCGCGCCGCCGACAGCGCCAGCACCGCGTCGCGGCGTTTGTGCACGTCGCGGGGCAGCTGACCATTGCGCAGCTTGGCGCTCAGGGTCTTGCGCGCGCCGGTCCAGTCTTCCTTCTGGGCCTGAAGGCGCAAGAGCACGTCGCCGGTGTCTTCATGCTTGGGCTTGAGGGCAAACGCCTTTTTGGCCAGCTCCAGCGCCGTGTCGGTATCCCCATCGGCAAGCTTTTGTTTCATGATCCCGCGCACCCCGACAAAGCGGGTCTTTTCGCTTTCGACCAGCTTGCGGTAGGTCTCTTCCGCCTTGCGGCGGTCGCCTGCCATTTCGGCGGCCTGTGCCGTGAGCAGCTGGGTCAGCTGCGGATCGTTGAGGTATTTTTCGGCCTTGGCGGCCTGGGTCATTGCGGTACGCCCCTCGCCACTGGCGAGGGCCATCAGACCCTCGGACAGCGCGGCGTACCCCTTGCGCTCACGGTTGCGGTCAAAATAGCGCGACAGCGCGGTCTCATCGCCGTTGATGAATTTCAGCGTCGCGATCAGCAGGCCAAGCACCTTG
Protein-coding regions in this window:
- a CDS encoding heme biosynthesis protein HemY, which encodes MLWSLIKIILFVGIVGALSWAAVLLLDAQGGVQIRAMTYEMTFNPLETVILLIALVVILWIALKVLGLLIATLKFINGDETALSRYFDRNRERKGYAALSEGLMALASGEGRTAMTQAAKAEKYLNDPQLTQLLTAQAAEMAGDRRKAEETYRKLVESEKTRFVGVRGIMKQKLADGDTDTALELAKKAFALKPKHEDTGDVLLRLQAQKEDWTGARKTLSAKLRNGQLPRDVHKRRDAVLALSAARDIVDEDKSVEARETAIEANRLSPDLVPAAVMAAEGYIAQGKPRYATRVLKKAWEMRPHPDLAAAFAAIEPNETASARVKRFTALTRIKQDHPETKMLLAELHIAAEDFPAARRALGSLVETDPDARSVTLMAAIERGEGASDTVVKGWLARALSVPRGPQWICDNCQHIHVGWAPICENCASFDTLEWKRPPQSDVAMPAGAQMLPLIVGALEDNTATGVVPQVDEPPIEDATLIEDAPEETAEAEPSKPEK
- a CDS encoding heavy metal translocating P-type ATPase, with product MTQRVRLRIENMSCGACAARAQSALDGVAGITSASVNLADASGEVVFAGPSELDAALSALRSAGYPGSVSQGYAGNAHARDAAALRRDTLMAALLGLPVLIIEMGGHLIPALHSVLTQTFGQAPLWGLQCVLTTLVLFGPGRQFFARGLPALIRRVPDMNSLVALGTGAAYGYSVLAILAPGLFPAGARAVYFESACVIVTLILLGRWLEARAKGRTGAAIERLVGLRPDTARVRIDGTWQDRPLEALAHGDTYMLRAGDRIPADGIVLEGQSDVDQSMLTGEPVPVAVAPGDAITGGAINGAGTLICRATATGQDSKLAQIIRTVQTAQATRLPIQGLVDRITLRFVPAVLVIAALTMMLWALFGPEPRLAYVLVTGVSVLIIACPCAMGLATPTSIMIGAGRGAELGVLFRSGSALQSLRGVHVVAFDKTGTLTEGAPRLDAVHVISDMEHEVAIRLIAAAAQGSSHPLSRAIVAAGPDPLAEATQTQTMPGRGILALVEGRRIILGSRLWLEERGIGCDPFDEVARDEGQSVVYAAVDGAPLALLTFSDSIKPTSQATIDALKARGLRVALLSGDTEAAATRLGRKLGIETVRGGILPEEKADAIAALKAPGEIVAFVGDGINDAPALARADVGIAIGTGTDVAIDAADVVLMSGDPGGVVTAITVSDQTLRNIRQNLFWAFGYNVALIPVAAGMLYPFAGLLLSPALAAGAMGLSSVLVLSNALRLRKLRA